A DNA window from Centropristis striata isolate RG_2023a ecotype Rhode Island chromosome 10, C.striata_1.0, whole genome shotgun sequence contains the following coding sequences:
- the LOC131979298 gene encoding acyl-CoA desaturase-like: MTQTLTYHASKQRNGNATTEISDVQDFNHNCKEKEGPRAPVVVVWRNVVLMSLLHSGALYGLTLIPSASVYTLAFTAGCYFFGNLGVTAGSHRLWSHRSYKASFPLRVFLAFCQTLALQNDIYDWTRDHRVHHKHSETNADPHNATRGFFFSHIGWLLSRKHPDVIQKGQKLDLSDLKADKVVMFQRRYYKLLVLSVCFLMPTLVPWYFWGESLAVAYFVPGLLRYVLGLHATWLVNSAAHMWGEKPYDQTISPSENPLVSLAAIGEGFHNYHHTFPFDYSASELDYWLNPTTAFIDLMCLLGLAKDRKRVSKDMIKARMQRTGGSKSSWVTQAANCN; this comes from the exons atgacacaaactttGACGTATCACGCCAGCAAGCAACGAAATGGAAATGCTACGACAGAAATATCAGACGTGCAAGATTTCAACCACAACTGtaaagagaaagagggccccAGAGCGCCAGTGGTGGTGGTGTGGAGAAATGTCGTACTGATGTCCCTCTTACATAGCGGTGCTCTTTATGGACTGACTCTCATTCCTTCTGCATCAGTTTATACACTTGCATTCA CTGCAGGGTGCTACTTCTTCGGTAATCTCGGTGTGACCGCTGGATCGCACAGATTATGGAGCCACAGATCCTATAAAGCTTCTTTTCCCCTGCGAGTCTTCCTCGCGTTCTGTCAGACCTTGGCCCTGCAG AATGACATATATGACTGGACGAGGGACCACCGTGTCCACCACAAGCACTCCGAGACGAACGCAGACCCCCACAATGCCACGCGGGGTTTTTTCTTCTCCCACATTGGTTGGCTGCTGAGCCGCAAGCATCCTGACGTCATTCAAAAGGGACAGAAACTGGATCTGTCAGACCTGAAGgcagataaagtggtgatgttTCAGAGGAG GTATTACAAGCTCCTTGTGCTGAGCGTGTGCTTCCTCATGCCCACTCTGGTGCCCTGGTATTTCTGGGGTGAATCCTTGGCTGTGGCATACTTCGTTCCTGGGCTCTTGAGATACGTTTTGGGGCTCCATGCCACCTGGCTGGTCAACAGTGCTGCCCATATGTGGGGCGAAAAGCCTTATGACCAGACCATCAGTCCATCTGAAAACCCACTGGTATCTTTAGCTGCCATAG GAGAAGGCTTCCACAACTACCATCACACATTCCCCTTTGACTATTCTGCCAGTGAGCTGGACTACTGGCTCAATCCCACCACTGCCTTCATAGATCTGATGTGTTTGCTGGGTTTGGCCAAGGACCGCAAGAGGGTGTCAAAGGACATGATCAAGGCTCGCATGCAGCGTACGGGTGGCAGCAAAAGTAGCTGGGTCACACAAGCTGCAAACTGTAATTAG
- the commd6 gene encoding COMM domain-containing protein 6: protein MPAAEESQGVSKVVDNICKLPPDLLAEACQNILTYLQGQARGVDSTEISDILQKAGVRIDHEALQNMIRFLLLTFRSAGKSSLSGDDLVSKLEGSHKWPKASLQVLHRLWSEHGALVHAQQEVQAMLSIGQLVDLQWKLGMAVSSDTCRSLNSPYVSLLLKIIEPSGQICHRSFEMTIPQFQNFHKQFKEMAAVMETL, encoded by the exons ATGCCAGCAGCAGAGGAATCACAAG GTGTCAGCAAAGTTGTGGACAACATCTGTAAACTTCCTCCAGATCTGTTGGCTGAAGCA TGTCAGAACATTCTGACTTATCTTCAAGGGCAAGCCAGAGGAGTAGATTCAACTGAAATTTCTGAT ATACTTCAGAAAGCTGGAGTCAGAATTGATCATGAAGCTCTGCAGAACATGATCAGATTTCTGCTCTTAACATTCAG GTCAGCTGGGAAGAGCAGCCTCTCTGGGGATGACCTCGTGTCAAAGCTGGAAGGCAGTCACAAGTGGCCCAAAGCTTCCCTGCAGGTGTTGCACAGGTTGTGGAGTGAACACGGTGCACTAGTCCATGCTCAGCAGGAGGTTCAGGCCATGCTCAGCATTGGCCAG TTAGTGGACTTGCAGTGGAAGCTTGGCATGGCAGTGAGCTCCGACACCTGCCGATCTCTAAACTCCCCATATGTGTCTCTACTGCTGAAGATCATTGAGCCCTCTGGACAGATTTGTCACAGGTCTTTTGAGATGACCATTCCACAGTTTCAG AACTTTCATAAGCAGTTCAAGGAGATGGCTGCCGTTATGGAGACTTTATGA